The following are encoded in a window of Mycobacteroides chelonae CCUG 47445 genomic DNA:
- a CDS encoding cation transporter, which produces MVLTSQRRGVLNRRVRLFVTATITYNVIEAVVALSEGARVSSTALIGFGLDSVIEVSSAAAVAWQFSAKDPQTREKAALRAIAFSFFALAAYVTVESIRSLAGIGEARYSTIGIALAAVSLAVMPVLSWAQRRAGRELGSASAVADSKQTLLCTYLSAVLLVGLLVNSLFGWSWADPVAALVIAAIAVREGMNAWKGESCCAPMITSVPGSAAADGCGCCEH; this is translated from the coding sequence ATGGTGCTTACGTCCCAGCGCCGAGGCGTGCTCAATCGCAGGGTTCGGCTTTTCGTCACCGCCACCATCACCTACAACGTCATCGAGGCCGTCGTCGCCCTTTCGGAAGGTGCGCGGGTGTCCTCGACCGCGCTGATCGGGTTCGGCTTGGATTCGGTCATCGAGGTGTCTTCGGCCGCTGCGGTGGCGTGGCAATTCAGTGCCAAGGATCCGCAGACCAGGGAGAAGGCTGCGTTGCGGGCCATCGCGTTCTCATTCTTTGCGCTGGCCGCGTATGTGACGGTGGAGTCGATCCGGTCGCTGGCAGGTATCGGCGAGGCTCGGTATTCGACGATCGGTATCGCGCTGGCGGCGGTGAGCCTCGCGGTCATGCCGGTGCTGTCCTGGGCGCAACGCCGGGCGGGTCGTGAGCTGGGATCTGCGTCGGCGGTGGCCGATTCCAAGCAGACGCTGCTGTGCACATATCTGTCGGCGGTCTTGCTGGTAGGACTGCTTGTCAACTCCCTCTTCGGCTGGTCATGGGCGGACCCGGTCGCGGCGCTCGTGATCGCTGCCATCGCGGTGCGTGAGGGCATGAACGCCTGGAAGGGCGAATCCTGCTGCGCACCAATGATCACGTCGGTGCCGGGGAGTGCCGCCGCCGACGGATGTGGGTGCTGCGAGCACTGA
- a CDS encoding MBL fold metallo-hydrolase produces the protein MKVHHLNCGTMAFGFVDHCVLVETPNSGLVLIDTGFGLDCVRNPRLLGWTRHAIGPVLRESETAVRQIAALGYDPADVRHVLLTHLDYDHTGGLADFPSATVHVHGPELRASRQPTLVDRIRYRTAQLCGHGVNWQINELDGGEPWFGFDAVRDLNGLPPEILVVPLYGHTRDHVGVAVDTGNGWLLHAGDAYTEPHAIGTGPLTTASRAMHMITAHPSRPRAQWQNMRRLTELVAEQAEDVTVFCSHDTAAFARLARQVV, from the coding sequence ATGAAGGTCCACCATCTCAATTGCGGCACAATGGCATTCGGATTTGTGGACCACTGCGTGCTGGTGGAGACGCCGAACTCCGGATTGGTGCTCATCGATACCGGGTTCGGTCTCGATTGCGTCCGAAATCCGCGACTACTCGGGTGGACACGGCACGCCATCGGACCTGTGCTGCGGGAGAGCGAGACGGCGGTGCGACAGATCGCGGCGCTCGGTTACGACCCGGCCGACGTACGACATGTACTGCTGACCCATCTGGATTACGACCACACCGGCGGTCTCGCGGATTTCCCGTCGGCGACCGTGCACGTGCACGGGCCCGAGCTTCGGGCCAGCAGGCAGCCAACCCTCGTCGATCGAATCCGTTACCGCACTGCCCAATTGTGTGGGCATGGAGTCAACTGGCAGATCAACGAGCTTGATGGTGGCGAACCGTGGTTCGGTTTTGACGCCGTTCGGGACCTCAACGGGCTGCCGCCGGAGATTCTGGTTGTGCCTCTGTACGGACACACAAGGGACCATGTCGGCGTCGCCGTCGACACGGGAAACGGATGGCTACTGCATGCCGGTGATGCCTATACCGAGCCGCATGCGATCGGCACCGGCCCGCTGACCACCGCGAGCAGGGCCATGCACATGATCACCGCACACCCGAGTCGCCCGCGTGCTCAATGGCAGAACATGCGGCGCCTCACCGAGTTGGTCGCCGAACAGGCCGAGGACGTCACGGTGTTCTGCAGCCATGACACCGCGGCGTTCGCGCGGCTTGCGCGACAGGTTGTTTGA
- a CDS encoding nuclear transport factor 2 family protein — MSSASVVIGLWVALSERNWDAVTTFLDDDCIYLDMPVGPTAAACGPENIVKRLKIGLEPLKDYVHHDGLIVANGEDVMYEHSETWIWTTGETALLRFASVLKVIDGKITLWKDYWDMGALTNVAPPSWLEDLASADMSWIYDATGKV; from the coding sequence ATGTCATCAGCGTCGGTGGTTATCGGTCTGTGGGTAGCGCTTTCGGAGAGAAACTGGGACGCGGTCACCACGTTTCTTGACGATGATTGCATTTACTTGGACATGCCGGTGGGCCCCACCGCGGCAGCATGCGGGCCGGAGAACATCGTCAAGCGTCTGAAGATCGGTCTGGAGCCGTTGAAGGACTATGTGCACCATGACGGGCTGATCGTCGCCAATGGTGAGGACGTGATGTATGAGCACTCCGAGACATGGATCTGGACTACCGGGGAAACCGCGCTGCTGCGTTTTGCGTCTGTGCTCAAGGTGATTGACGGGAAGATCACCCTCTGGAAGGACTACTGGGACATGGGGGCACTGACGAACGTCGCGCCGCCATCATGGTTGGAAGACCTGGCGAGCGCGGACATGAGCTGGATTTATGACGCGACGGGAAAGGTCTGA
- a CDS encoding N-acyl-D-amino-acid deacylase family protein, producing MASHNDVQFDTVIKNGRWFDGTGAASAVRDIGIKDGHIVAISHGDLDVTNCPHVIDATGKWVLPGLVDVHTHYDVEVLAAPALSESVRHGVTTVLLGSCSLSVVHVNGVDAGDIFGRVEAIPRDHVIGAMDRHKTWTNAREYIAALESLPLGPNIATFLGHSDMRAAVMGLDRATRKNERPTPDEQSQMDRWLTEALDAGFVGMSSQQLLFDKLDGDVCRSRTLPSTYAKPRELRKLKSQLRQRNRALQSGPDIENPLNVLSQAVQSLGILRKRLSTSLLSAADIKANPYAIRAMGPLARIINKLGGNFRWQHLPVPFEVYADGIDLVIFEEFGAGAAALHLRNEVERNDLLRDEKYRRRFRKEYESKFGVRVWHRDFFDAEIVACPDASVVGKSFGQVGVDRGGLHPVDAFLDLVLEHGTAIRWRTTISNHRPEVLRQLAQDPGIQLGFSDAGAHLRNMAFYNFGLRLLRHVHEAQLAGQPFMTIEQAVHRLTGELADWYQIDAGHLRIGDRADLFVLDPEKLDGSLTEYAEQSVAAYGGLSRMVNRNDATVCSVLVGGHGVVVDGMPTEILGKERTGVFLRAGQKARSASAGHVPAAS from the coding sequence ATGGCTTCGCACAACGACGTGCAGTTCGACACGGTGATCAAAAATGGGCGATGGTTCGATGGAACCGGCGCGGCATCGGCTGTCCGAGACATCGGCATCAAGGACGGCCATATTGTCGCGATCTCGCACGGCGACCTCGATGTCACGAACTGTCCGCACGTCATCGATGCGACGGGAAAATGGGTGCTCCCGGGGTTGGTGGACGTCCACACGCATTACGACGTGGAAGTCCTCGCCGCCCCCGCACTGTCGGAGTCGGTGCGGCACGGCGTGACAACGGTGCTACTGGGTTCTTGCTCGCTGTCCGTGGTGCATGTCAACGGCGTCGATGCCGGGGACATCTTCGGCAGGGTGGAGGCGATACCGCGCGATCACGTCATCGGGGCGATGGATCGGCACAAGACATGGACGAATGCGCGTGAGTACATCGCGGCGCTGGAGTCGCTTCCGCTGGGGCCGAACATTGCGACGTTCCTGGGGCATTCGGATATGCGCGCGGCGGTGATGGGTTTGGATCGCGCCACCCGCAAGAACGAACGGCCCACGCCCGATGAGCAGTCGCAGATGGACAGGTGGTTGACCGAGGCCCTCGATGCCGGTTTTGTCGGCATGTCCTCTCAGCAGCTGCTCTTCGACAAGCTGGACGGCGATGTGTGCCGGTCTCGGACGCTGCCGTCTACCTATGCCAAGCCGCGTGAGCTGCGAAAGCTCAAATCCCAGCTTCGCCAAAGGAATCGGGCGCTGCAATCCGGTCCGGACATCGAGAATCCGTTGAACGTGTTGTCGCAGGCAGTCCAGTCTCTGGGCATTCTGCGCAAGCGGCTATCGACGTCGCTGCTCTCGGCGGCCGATATCAAGGCCAACCCGTATGCGATCAGAGCGATGGGGCCGCTCGCCCGCATCATCAACAAACTGGGTGGCAATTTCCGCTGGCAGCATCTACCCGTGCCATTTGAGGTCTATGCGGACGGTATCGACCTGGTGATCTTCGAAGAATTCGGTGCGGGGGCCGCAGCCTTGCACTTGCGCAACGAAGTGGAGCGCAATGATCTGCTGCGCGACGAGAAGTACCGTCGCCGGTTCCGCAAGGAGTACGAGAGCAAGTTCGGTGTAAGGGTCTGGCACAGAGACTTCTTCGATGCCGAGATCGTTGCCTGCCCTGATGCCTCGGTCGTCGGCAAGTCTTTCGGCCAGGTCGGTGTGGACCGCGGGGGCCTGCACCCTGTCGACGCGTTCCTTGATCTGGTGCTCGAACACGGCACCGCCATCCGCTGGCGCACCACTATTTCCAATCATCGTCCCGAGGTGCTCAGGCAGCTCGCGCAAGATCCCGGCATCCAGCTCGGCTTCTCCGATGCCGGTGCTCACCTGCGGAACATGGCCTTCTACAACTTCGGGCTGCGGCTATTGAGGCATGTGCACGAGGCGCAACTGGCCGGACAGCCGTTCATGACCATCGAGCAGGCCGTGCACCGACTGACAGGTGAACTCGCGGACTGGTACCAGATCGATGCCGGTCATCTCCGAATCGGCGACCGCGCAGATCTTTTCGTCCTTGATCCGGAGAAGCTCGATGGATCCCTGACCGAGTATGCCGAGCAGTCTGTGGCCGCTTACGGGGGATTGTCGCGGATGGTCAATCGCAATGATGCGACAGTCTGCTCGGTACTGGTCGGCGGACACGGCGTCGTGGTCGACGGCATGCCCACCGAAATTCTCGGAAAGGAGCGAACGGGAGTCTTTCTGCGTGCCGGGCAGAAGGCACGTTCGGCGTCGGCGGGGCACGTACCGGCCGCCAGTTAG
- a CDS encoding TetR/AcrR family transcriptional regulator, producing the protein MTAVFDEGSIPDPDGDSVAARLLDAAEKILADKGIRATTMTDVAEEAGVSRSWLYRHFPDKQTLVGAAIIRLIEISWAQSAAELADIDGFEARLVAGVKIGRRAYDDPGTLLMRMRVREPEEFMACAGAGVQGLVPDLAGFWRPYLEAARAAGEIHARTDIEEASEWIARVMISLGSVPGNHMDPDDPASLRRHFRRYVLPALRIAPVK; encoded by the coding sequence ATGACTGCGGTGTTCGATGAAGGTTCGATACCTGACCCCGATGGGGATTCAGTGGCCGCCCGACTGCTCGATGCTGCCGAGAAGATATTGGCCGACAAGGGAATTCGGGCAACAACGATGACGGACGTGGCGGAGGAAGCTGGTGTATCGCGTTCCTGGCTGTACCGCCACTTCCCGGATAAACAGACTTTGGTGGGTGCCGCGATCATCCGATTGATCGAGATCAGCTGGGCTCAGTCCGCGGCGGAGCTTGCGGATATCGACGGGTTCGAAGCTCGGTTGGTGGCCGGGGTGAAGATCGGCCGCCGTGCATACGACGATCCCGGCACCCTGCTCATGCGGATGCGAGTACGCGAGCCCGAAGAGTTCATGGCCTGCGCAGGCGCGGGCGTGCAGGGACTGGTGCCCGATCTCGCCGGATTCTGGCGTCCGTACCTCGAGGCGGCCCGCGCTGCCGGAGAGATACACGCGCGCACAGACATTGAGGAAGCAAGCGAGTGGATCGCCCGTGTGATGATCAGTCTGGGCAGCGTGCCCGGGAACCACATGGACCCGGATGATCCTGCCTCGCTGCGCCGCCACTTCCGCAGATATGTCCTACCGGCGCTTCGCATAGCGCCCGTGAAATAG
- a CDS encoding cation diffusion facilitator family transporter, producing the protein MSHTRNQPAHHDHHDHDHHHVGGLKGMLAEIVSPHSHDAADSIDDALSSSAAGTRAVKISLAALLLTAGFQVVIVVVSGSVALAADTIHNFSDALTAVPLWIAFALGTRVATRRYTYGFGRAEDLAGLFVVSMIALSAVVAGYEAVMRLIHPVQIGHLGWVAAAGVVGFVGNELVALYRIRVGRRIGSAALVADGLHARTDGFTSLAVVLGAGGVALGYPLADPIIGLVITVAILVVLRIAVRDVFRRLMDGVDPALVDAAETALVAQPGVRTVRSVRLRWIGHRLHADAELDVDPDISLAEAHRIAHVAEHELTHAVSKLDSALIHAYPGH; encoded by the coding sequence ATGAGTCACACCCGAAACCAGCCCGCCCATCACGATCACCATGATCATGACCATCATCATGTCGGTGGGTTGAAGGGGATGCTGGCCGAGATCGTGTCTCCACACAGTCACGATGCCGCCGACAGCATCGACGATGCTCTCAGTTCCAGTGCGGCTGGAACTCGGGCGGTGAAGATCAGCCTGGCCGCGTTGCTGCTGACGGCTGGGTTTCAAGTGGTGATCGTGGTGGTTTCCGGTTCTGTGGCCCTCGCCGCCGACACCATTCATAACTTCTCCGACGCGCTCACGGCGGTGCCGCTGTGGATAGCCTTCGCACTCGGAACGCGGGTTGCGACAAGGCGATACACCTACGGATTTGGGCGTGCCGAGGATCTGGCCGGCCTGTTCGTCGTATCGATGATCGCGCTGTCGGCCGTGGTCGCGGGCTACGAGGCGGTGATGCGTCTGATCCACCCGGTGCAGATCGGCCATCTGGGTTGGGTGGCGGCGGCCGGAGTGGTCGGGTTCGTGGGGAACGAACTTGTGGCCCTCTACCGGATCAGGGTGGGTCGGCGAATCGGTTCGGCGGCGCTGGTCGCCGATGGCCTGCATGCGCGCACCGACGGGTTCACCTCACTGGCCGTGGTGCTGGGTGCCGGCGGTGTCGCATTGGGATATCCCTTGGCGGATCCGATCATTGGATTGGTCATCACCGTGGCGATTCTCGTGGTGCTGCGCATAGCGGTCCGAGATGTATTCCGGCGGTTGATGGACGGTGTGGACCCCGCGTTGGTGGATGCCGCGGAAACGGCGTTGGTGGCTCAGCCGGGTGTGCGAACAGTACGCAGCGTGCGGCTGCGATGGATCGGGCATCGCCTCCACGCGGATGCCGAACTCGATGTCGACCCGGACATCAGCCTGGCTGAAGCGCACCGGATCGCTCATGTTGCCGAACATGAACTGACTCATGCGGTGTCAAAGCTGGACAGCGCTCTTATTCACGCGTACCCGGGTCACTGA
- a CDS encoding flavin-containing monooxygenase, producing MTRPNTAIIGAGISGLTSAKMLSDYGIPYTCFEASDRIGGNWAFGNPNGHSSAYRSLHIDTSRHQLSFRDFPMPDSYPHFPHHTLIKRYLEDYATAFDLKSHIEFQNGIVHAERLSTGGWELLTQKGERRLFDLLVVANGHHWDPRYPDFPGTFTGTTLHSHHYIDPRTPLDLMDKRILVVGLGNSAADIAVELSSRATGNTVALSTRSGAWIVPKYVAGQPADKYFRTSPHIPMSWQRKLFQMMQPLMSGRPDQLGLPMPNHKFGEAHFTQSVELPLRLGSGDIAPKPNIDRLDGDTVHFEDGTSADFDVIIFATGYNITFPFFDPEFLSAPDNRIDLYKRMFKPGLDDLIFVGLAQAVPSLFPFVECQARLVGAYAAGKYRLPSIHEMHEVIEAEHRKYTGHMLDRPRHTQQLDYFLYEHDMRTREIPRGFARARGAA from the coding sequence ATGACCCGACCCAACACCGCGATCATCGGTGCCGGAATCAGCGGACTGACGTCCGCGAAGATGCTGTCCGACTACGGAATCCCCTATACCTGTTTCGAAGCGTCCGATCGTATTGGTGGGAACTGGGCATTCGGCAATCCCAACGGCCACAGCAGCGCATACCGCTCCCTGCATATTGATACCTCGCGGCATCAGCTCTCCTTCCGAGACTTCCCCATGCCCGACAGCTACCCGCATTTTCCTCACCACACCCTGATCAAGCGGTACCTCGAGGACTACGCGACGGCCTTCGATCTCAAGTCCCATATTGAATTTCAGAACGGCATCGTCCACGCCGAGCGCTTGTCAACCGGTGGCTGGGAACTACTGACGCAGAAGGGTGAACGCCGATTGTTCGACCTTCTCGTCGTCGCCAATGGACATCACTGGGACCCCAGATATCCCGATTTTCCCGGCACCTTCACCGGCACCACGTTGCACTCTCACCACTACATCGATCCCCGCACTCCCCTGGATCTCATGGACAAACGGATCCTGGTGGTGGGCCTGGGTAACAGCGCCGCCGATATCGCGGTAGAGCTATCGTCCCGGGCTACCGGAAACACCGTCGCCCTCTCCACCCGGTCCGGCGCCTGGATCGTCCCCAAGTACGTGGCCGGCCAGCCCGCCGACAAGTACTTCCGCACCAGCCCACACATACCGATGTCATGGCAACGCAAGCTCTTTCAGATGATGCAGCCCCTCATGTCGGGACGCCCCGATCAGTTGGGGCTACCGATGCCGAACCATAAATTCGGCGAGGCACATTTCACTCAATCCGTCGAACTCCCGCTGCGACTTGGATCCGGAGACATCGCTCCCAAGCCGAACATCGATCGACTGGACGGTGACACCGTGCACTTCGAAGACGGCACGTCCGCGGACTTCGACGTGATCATCTTCGCCACGGGTTACAACATCACCTTCCCGTTCTTCGATCCGGAATTTCTCAGTGCGCCAGATAACCGCATCGATCTGTACAAACGGATGTTCAAACCCGGACTGGACGACCTGATCTTCGTCGGCCTGGCGCAGGCCGTTCCATCCTTGTTCCCGTTTGTCGAATGCCAGGCACGACTGGTGGGCGCCTATGCGGCAGGCAAGTACCGGCTGCCCTCGATCCATGAGATGCACGAGGTGATCGAGGCGGAACATCGCAAGTACACCGGGCACATGCTTGATCGCCCGCGCCACACGCAGCAGTTGGACTATTTCCTCTACGAACACGATATGAGAACCAGAGAGATCCCCCGCGGATTCGCGCGGGCAAGGGGTGCCGCATGA
- a CDS encoding PPOX class F420-dependent oxidoreductase, with the protein MNAAPQFDPHALIADSRIGVLATIKSTGLPQLSPVTPFYDRDQGVIYVSMTDGRAKTVNLRRDPRAALEVTSSDGWAWATAEGDVTLTGPGADPHGPEVEALIDYYRSAAGEHPDWEEYRSIMVSDRRVLMALKVKRVYGEKLR; encoded by the coding sequence ATGAATGCTGCCCCGCAGTTCGATCCGCATGCGCTCATCGCCGACAGCCGCATCGGCGTCCTGGCGACCATCAAATCCACTGGACTCCCGCAGCTCTCCCCCGTCACCCCGTTCTACGACCGCGACCAGGGCGTCATCTACGTCTCGATGACGGATGGCCGTGCCAAGACCGTGAATCTTCGCCGCGATCCCCGCGCCGCGCTAGAGGTCACCAGCTCGGACGGATGGGCCTGGGCAACGGCCGAGGGCGACGTAACCCTGACCGGGCCCGGTGCGGACCCTCACGGGCCCGAAGTCGAAGCGCTCATCGACTACTACCGCAGCGCGGCAGGTGAACATCCCGATTGGGAGGAGTACCGCTCGATCATGGTGTCCGACCGACGCGTCCTAATGGCGTTGAAAGTCAAGCGTGTCTATGGCGAGAAACTGCGCTGA
- a CDS encoding alpha/beta hydrolase — protein MNRQNIRFNSHGIDCDAWLYRSQTATDQAPVVVMAHGLGGTKDSGLEAFAVRLAGAGMHAFAFDYRGFGSSDGFPRQQVSFSHQIGDYHAAVNTAARLPGVDPRRVVLWGVSLAGGHVLAVAGSRNDIAAVVSVTPLVDGIAAARSAMSEHSASTLARSALTGIRSRMGRHQQTIPIVGHPGELAALTSDGYYEAHLAIAGPSWRNEIDATVGTQLAAYRPTRHAARINCATLVQIADFDRAAPPHAAAKAAFKARAEVRHYPCDHFGVYQGQECFDSVVSHQIGFLTRHLDVRSASLTEAVHG, from the coding sequence ATGAACCGGCAGAACATCCGATTCAACAGCCACGGAATCGATTGTGATGCATGGCTGTATCGTTCGCAGACGGCAACAGACCAGGCCCCCGTCGTGGTGATGGCACACGGACTGGGCGGCACCAAGGATTCGGGACTGGAAGCCTTCGCGGTGCGGCTCGCCGGCGCGGGCATGCACGCCTTCGCGTTCGACTATCGCGGCTTCGGATCCTCCGACGGTTTTCCCCGGCAACAGGTTTCGTTCAGCCATCAGATCGGCGACTATCACGCAGCCGTGAACACCGCCGCCCGCCTCCCCGGTGTTGATCCCAGGCGGGTCGTTTTGTGGGGTGTATCCCTCGCCGGCGGGCACGTACTGGCGGTCGCCGGTTCGCGAAACGATATCGCGGCCGTCGTCTCGGTGACGCCGCTGGTGGACGGCATCGCGGCCGCGCGCTCGGCGATGAGTGAACACAGCGCCAGCACCTTGGCACGCTCGGCGCTCACCGGTATCCGCAGCCGGATGGGACGCCACCAGCAGACCATTCCGATCGTCGGGCATCCGGGAGAACTCGCCGCGTTGACATCGGACGGGTACTACGAGGCGCATCTGGCGATCGCGGGACCCTCTTGGCGCAATGAGATCGACGCGACGGTGGGCACTCAACTTGCCGCGTACCGTCCCACCCGCCATGCCGCGCGGATCAACTGCGCCACGCTGGTACAGATCGCCGACTTCGATCGGGCCGCACCACCGCACGCCGCCGCCAAGGCAGCCTTCAAGGCACGGGCCGAGGTGCGCCACTACCCCTGTGATCACTTCGGCGTCTATCAGGGACAGGAGTGTTTCGACTCCGTCGTTTCCCATCAAATAGGCTTTCTGACAAGACATCTTGATGTCCGATCGGCGTCGCTAACCGAAGCAGTTCATGGCTGA
- a CDS encoding ArsR/SmtB family transcription factor has protein sequence MVNADSSPLGDEQVGLVVEVFRMLADATRVRVLWALTGGELSVNELADHVGKPAPSVSQHLAKLRMARLVRTRRDGTTVYYSLENEHVEQLVTDAVHNAEHAGPGIPPHHRAEAVLHTAGSVKKVGKK, from the coding sequence ATGGTGAATGCTGACAGTTCGCCATTGGGTGATGAGCAGGTTGGGCTGGTAGTCGAAGTATTTCGAATGCTTGCCGATGCCACCCGGGTTCGGGTGTTGTGGGCACTGACTGGCGGCGAGTTATCGGTCAATGAGCTGGCCGACCACGTCGGCAAACCGGCGCCCTCGGTATCGCAGCATTTGGCGAAGTTACGTATGGCCCGGTTGGTCCGGACTCGTCGCGACGGCACCACCGTTTATTACAGCCTGGAAAACGAACACGTCGAGCAGTTGGTGACCGATGCCGTCCACAACGCCGAGCATGCGGGTCCGGGAATCCCGCCGCATCACCGCGCCGAGGCCGTGCTGCATACCGCCGGATCCGTGAAAAAGGTTGGTAAGAAATGA
- a CDS encoding APC family permease, with protein MNHAASGPLRRELGTFDAVMIGLGSMLGAGIFAALAPAAQSAGAGLLLGLAVAALIAFCNATSSARLAAVYPASGGTYVYGRKRLGDFWGYLAGWGFVVGKTASCAAMALTVGFYAWPAHAHAVAVAAVVALTAINYAGVQKSAWVTRAIVAIVLSVLAAIVVTAFGSDGIDVATLDITDVSITGVLQAAGLLFFAFAGYARIATLGEEVRDPARTIPRAIPIALAIALVVYAVVAVATLTTLGPERMAESAAPLLDTVTAAGVRWMEPVVRIGAIVAATGSLLALILGVSRTTFAMARDRHLPHALAAVHPKYGVPYRAELLVGLVVSILAATADLRGAIGFSSFAVLVYYAVANASAWTLAPAEGRPPRIVPALGLAGCVVVALALPRPSVVAGAAVLAVGIVLYAVRRLSDPGTRE; from the coding sequence ATGAACCACGCCGCGTCCGGCCCTCTGAGGCGAGAGCTGGGCACGTTCGATGCCGTCATGATCGGGTTGGGCTCCATGCTCGGCGCCGGAATCTTCGCAGCATTGGCGCCCGCAGCCCAATCGGCCGGGGCGGGCCTGTTACTCGGTTTGGCCGTCGCCGCGTTGATCGCCTTCTGCAACGCAACGTCCTCCGCCCGGCTGGCTGCGGTGTATCCCGCATCAGGCGGCACCTACGTGTACGGCCGCAAGCGTCTCGGCGACTTTTGGGGATATCTGGCCGGTTGGGGCTTCGTGGTCGGGAAAACCGCGTCATGCGCCGCCATGGCCCTGACCGTGGGCTTCTACGCGTGGCCTGCCCACGCACACGCCGTCGCCGTGGCGGCGGTGGTGGCCCTGACCGCCATCAACTATGCGGGAGTTCAAAAGTCGGCATGGGTGACACGCGCAATCGTGGCGATCGTGCTGTCGGTGTTGGCGGCGATTGTGGTCACGGCGTTCGGATCCGACGGCATCGATGTCGCGACCCTCGACATCACCGATGTGTCGATCACCGGGGTGCTGCAGGCCGCGGGCCTGTTGTTTTTCGCGTTCGCCGGATATGCCCGCATCGCGACTCTGGGTGAGGAGGTACGTGATCCGGCACGCACCATCCCCCGCGCGATCCCCATCGCGTTGGCGATCGCTCTGGTGGTGTATGCCGTTGTCGCCGTAGCGACATTGACGACGCTGGGTCCGGAGCGAATGGCGGAATCCGCGGCTCCCCTGCTCGACACCGTCACCGCGGCGGGTGTGCGGTGGATGGAACCGGTGGTGCGGATCGGCGCCATCGTGGCGGCGACGGGCTCGTTGCTGGCACTCATCCTCGGAGTCTCACGCACCACCTTCGCGATGGCGCGTGATCGCCATCTACCTCACGCCCTGGCCGCGGTGCACCCCAAGTACGGAGTACCGTACCGCGCTGAACTTCTTGTCGGTCTCGTGGTTTCGATCCTGGCAGCCACCGCCGACCTGCGCGGCGCGATCGGGTTCTCGTCCTTCGCGGTGTTGGTGTACTACGCGGTGGCCAATGCCTCGGCGTGGACACTCGCCCCCGCCGAGGGGCGACCGCCGCGAATAGTTCCGGCGCTCGGTCTGGCCGGCTGCGTGGTCGTTGCCCTCGCACTGCCACGGCCTTCGGTGGTCGCCGGCGCCGCCGTGCTGGCGGTCGGCATCGTCCTCTACGCCGTCCGCCGCCTCAGTGACCCGGGTACGCGTGAATAA
- a CDS encoding YnfA family protein: MLVAKSMLLFAAAAVLEIGGAWLVWQGVREHRGWTWVGFGVIALGAYGFVATLQPDAHFGRILAAYGGVFVAGSLLWGMVMDGFRPDRWDIGGALVCLAGVAVIMYMPRSV; encoded by the coding sequence ATGCTCGTCGCAAAGTCGATGCTCTTGTTCGCGGCAGCCGCGGTCCTGGAGATCGGCGGCGCCTGGCTGGTATGGCAGGGGGTGCGCGAGCATCGCGGCTGGACATGGGTGGGATTCGGAGTCATCGCACTGGGCGCCTACGGATTCGTGGCGACCCTGCAACCGGATGCCCACTTCGGCCGCATCTTGGCGGCTTACGGTGGAGTGTTCGTTGCCGGCTCACTGTTGTGGGGAATGGTGATGGACGGCTTCCGCCCTGATCGCTGGGACATCGGCGGCGCGCTCGTCTGCCTGGCCGGGGTCGCCGTCATCATGTACATGCCCCGGAGCGTATGA
- a CDS encoding ArsR/SmtB family transcription factor has translation METLVHRDALTRFGSALSDPTRSAILLSLRSRPGYPSELAEEVGVSRQITSNHLACLRGCGLVVAVPEGRRTRYELADARIAHALDDLVNLVLTVDPSCCPADEGCC, from the coding sequence ATGGAGACCCTGGTCCACCGTGATGCCCTGACGAGATTTGGATCGGCACTGTCGGACCCGACGCGCTCGGCGATCCTGCTGAGCCTGCGATCGCGGCCCGGTTACCCTTCGGAGCTCGCCGAGGAGGTTGGGGTATCGCGTCAGATCACCTCGAATCACCTTGCGTGTCTTCGCGGTTGCGGACTTGTCGTCGCCGTTCCAGAGGGTCGGCGCACCCGTTACGAGCTGGCCGATGCGCGGATCGCCCACGCCCTGGATGACTTGGTGAACTTGGTGCTGACGGTCGATCCGTCCTGCTGCCCGGCTGATGAGGGTTGCTGCTGA